ATGGCGATAGCGAAAAACGTAGAAGCAACGATCAGTCAGAAGGAAGACGCGGGTGGAAAGATCATGCGTCACGCTGGCCTTCTGTCACAGCAATTGCAGCAGCTTCGCACCCGCATGTATCCTCCGAAGTCGGAGAAGAGCTTGAGGCCCTTCCTTACGAACGAAGTCTCCAAGCTGACGTCCATACCCGATTCCACCCTGAAGCTCATGTCGAGCGAAGGACGCGGTCCGATTCCCGGTCGGCTGGAGAATAATCATCGCGTCTATGCGCTTGCCCAGATAAACGAGTTGCGCGAATTCTTTGCCAGCCAGAAGCCTTCAGAGGCGCTGAGATTTTTGCCGCGCAGACGCGAGGGCGAACATCTTCAGGTCATCGCGATCGCCAACTTCAAGGGCGGCAGCGCGAAGACCACGACCTGCGTTCATCTTGCACATTATCTCGCATTGCAGGGGTATCGCGTCCTTGCACTTGACCTTGATCCGCAGGCATCGCTTTCCGCTCTCTTCGGTGCGCAGCCCGAATTCGATGTCGGCGCCAACGAGACTATCTATGCGGCTCTTCGTTATGACGACGCCGAGCGTCGCCCGATCCGCGATATTATTCGCAAGACTTACTTCGATGGTATCGACC
The Agrobacterium tumefaciens genome window above contains:
- the repA gene encoding plasmid partitioning protein RepA — its product is MAIAKNVEATISQKEDAGGKIMRHAGLLSQQLQQLRTRMYPPKSEKSLRPFLTNEVSKLTSIPDSTLKLMSSEGRGPIPGRLENNHRVYALAQINELREFFASQKPSEALRFLPRRREGEHLQVIAIANFKGGSAKTTTCVHLAHYLALQGYRVLALDLDPQASLSALFGAQPEFDVGANETIYAALRYDDAERRPIRDIIRKTYFDGIDLIPGNLEVMEYEHETPRVLAQKSGSGAIFFERLKLALAEVDQDYDVVILDTPPSLGFLTLSAIYAATSMIITVHPAMLDVASMSQFLLMMGDLISVLNESGAQLDQDFIRYLVTRHDPNDAPQSQVVAMMRHLFGTDVLLPTLIESTAVEAAGLAKRSIYELEMGQIGRDTHKRAREAVDAVNEAILKLINISWGRT